Proteins encoded in a region of the Coffea eugenioides isolate CCC68of chromosome 4, Ceug_1.0, whole genome shotgun sequence genome:
- the LOC113767671 gene encoding phospholipase A1-IIdelta-like isoform X1: MNMGSTGGEPAWPELLGRNGWEGLLDPLDDSLRGLILRCGDFCQATYDAFNNDQNSKFCGSSRYGKKSFFEKVMLESGSNYQVIGFIYATAQIGAHKAIFLRSLSRESWDRESNWIGYIAVTTDEYSQAIGRREVYIAFRGTTRNYEWINVLGAGLKSAEPLLRPKAWKKREDGSVSTSDSDGDDEEKMPKVMQGWLKIYVSSDPKSPFTYLSAREQLLAKIEELRNLYEGEDLSITFTGHSLGASLSILAAFDLVENGLHDIPVAAIVFGSPQVGNKTFNNRLKQFPNLKVLHVRNKIDLIPHYPSHLLGYHNSGIELVIDTRKSPFLKDSKNPSDWHNLQAMLHVVAGWNAAHGDFELKVKRSLALVNKSCGFLKDECLVPESWWVEKNKGMVLGENGEWIVATPADEDLPVPEH; encoded by the coding sequence ATGAACATGGGGTCGACCGGAGGAGAACCAGCATGGCCTGAATTGCTAGGAAGGAACGGTTGGGAAGGCCTTCTTGATCCATTGGATGATAGTCTCAGGGGCCTGATTCTTCGCTGTGGCGATTTTTGTCAGGCAACCTATGATGCCTTCAACAATGATCAGAATTCCAAGTTCTGCGGCAGCAGCAGGTATGGCAAGAAATCATTTTTTGAAAAGGTCATGTTGGAATCAGGATCAAATTACCAAGTTATTGGTTTCATCTATGCCACGGCTCAAATAGGTGCACACAAGGCGATTTTTCTCCGCTCATTGTCCCGCGAATCCTGGGACCGTGAGTCCAATTGGATTGGCTACATTGCTGTCACAACAGATGAATACAGCCAAGCCATAGGCCGAAGGGAAGTTTACATAGCATTTCGCGGGACAACAAGAAATTACGAATGGATCAACGTGTTAGGTGCAGGGCTTAAGTCTGCAGAGCCACTCTTACGTCCAAAAGCTTGGAAAAAAAGGGAAGATGGAAGTGTAAGCACCAGTGATAGCGATGGAGATGATGAGGAGAAGATGCCAAAAGTTATGCAGGGTTGGCTCAAGATTtatgtttccagtgatccgaaATCGCCTTTCACATATCTAAGTGCCAGAGAACAGCTTCTGGCCAAGATTGAAGAGCTGAGAAACCTATATGAAGGTGAGGATTTGAGCATTACTTTTACTGGGCATAGTCTTGGAGCAAGTTTATCAATTTTAGCTGCTTTTGATCTGGTTGAAAATGGGCTTCACGACATCCCTGTAGCAGCAATTGTTTTTGGTAGTCCGCAGGTGGGAAACAAGACGTTCAATAACAGATTGAAGCAATTTCCAAATCTTAAAGTCCTCCATGTCAGGAACAAAATCGATTTAATCCCACACTATCCGAGCCATTTGCTGGGGTATCATAATTCAGGAATCGAGCTAGttatcgatactagaaaatcgcCGTTTTTGAAAGACTCGAAAAATCCTAGTGATTGGCATAATTTGCAGGCAATGCTACATGTTGTAGCTGGTTGGAATGCAGCTCATGGAGACTTTGAACTGAAGGTAAAGAGGAGCTTGGCTTTAGTAAACAAATCTTGTGGATTTTTGAAGGATGAATGTTTGGTCCCAGAAAGTTGGTGGGTTGAAAAGAACAAAGGAATGGTGCTTGGTGAAAATGGAGAATGGATTGTTGCAACACCTGCAGATGAGGACCTACCAGTCCCTGAACATTGA
- the LOC113768024 gene encoding calnexin homolog, whose translation MERMKRKPNLRYLLLMLVVGCFFSQLKASSNSEFYESFEEAIEGRWVVSEKEDYKGVWKREKSEGHDDYGLLVSEKARKYAIVKELDEPADLKDGTVVLQYEVRLQEGLECGGAYLKYLRPQDAGWMSKEFDNESPYSIMFGPDKCGATNKVHFILKHKNPKTGEFIEHHLKFPPSVPSDKLTHIYTAILKPDNELRILIDGEEKKKADFLSAEDFEPPLIPSKTIPDPDDKKPEDWDERAKIPDPDATKPDDWDEDAPLEIVDEDAVKPEGWLDDEPEEIDDPEATKPEDWDDEEDGEWEAPKIDNPKCAEAPGCGEWKKPMKRNPAYKGKWHAPMIDNPNYKGIWKPQEIPNPSYFELDRPDFEPIAAIGIELWTMQDGILFDNILIASDEKVAESYRTTTWKPKFEVEKEKQKAEEAAADTGALKGFQKTVFDLLYKVADLPFLGEHKLKVLDLLEKAEKQPNLTIGVIISIIVVIFTLLLKIIFGGKKPARAREEPEKTEEPAPESSSNQETTEEKEEPNEDAGAAPRRRIRRDN comes from the exons ATGGAAAGAATGAAGCGAAAACCTAATCTGCGGTATTTGCTGCTGATGCTTGTTGTCGGATGCTTTTTCTCGCAGCTCAAGGCGTCGTCTAATTCT GAATTTTACGAGTCGTTTGAGGAGGCAATCGAGGGGAGATGGGTTGTTTCTGAGAAGGAGGATTATAAAg GTGTATGGAAACGTGAGAAGAGTGAGGGACATGATGATTATGGGCTTCTTGTCAGTGAGAAGGCGAGGAAGTATGCTATCGTAAAGGAGCTGGATGAGCCTGCTGATCTTAAGGATGGAACTGTTGTCCTCCAGTATGAAGTTCGCCTTCAGGAAGGATTGGAATGTGGTGGTGCCTATCTTAAGTACCTTCGACCCCAGGATGCTGGGTGGATGTCCAAGGAATTTGATAATGAATCTCCATACTCCATTATGTTTGGACCTGATAAATGTGGAGCCACGAACAAGGTTCATTTCATCTTGAAGCATAAGAACCCCAAGACTGGAGAGTTCATTGAGCACCATCTTAAGTTTCCACCCTCTGTTCCTTCTGACAAATTAACTCATATCTACACTGCCATTTTGAAACCTGACAATGAGTTGCGGATCTTGATTGATggagaggagaagaagaaggcaGACTTTCTCTCAGCTGAAGATTTTGAACCACCACTTATCCCTTCCAAGACAATTCCTGATCCAGATGATAAGAAGCCTGAGGACTGGGATGAGAGGGCCAAGATTCCAGACCCTGATGCCACAAAGCCAGATGACTGGGATGAGGATGCACCACTTGAAATTGTGGATGAGGATGCTGTAAAGCCTGAAGGGTGGTTGGATGATGAGCCTGAGGAGATTGATGATCCTGAGGCAACAAAACCAGAAGACTGGGATGATGAAGAGGATGGTGAGTGGGAGGCTCCCAAAATTGACAACCCCAAGTGTGCTGAAGCCCCTGGTTGTGGTGAGTGGAAGAAACCAATGAAGAGGAATCCTGCTTATAAGGGAAAATGGCATGCACCAATGATTGATAATCCCAATTACAAGGGTATTTGGAAGCCACAGGAAATACCAAATCCAAGCTACTTTGAGCTTGATAGGCCTGATTTTGAGCCTATTGCTGCTATCGGCATTGAGCTTTGGACAATGCAAGATGGTATCTTGTTTGATAACATTCTGATAGCAAGTGATGAAAAGGTTGCAGAATCATACCGAACAACTACTTGGAAGCCAAAGTTTGAggtagagaaagaaaaacagaaggCTGAAGAAGCAGCTGCAGATACAGGTGCTCTTAAAGGCTTCCAG AAGACAGTCTTTGATCTCCTCTACAAGGTTGCAGACCTCCCTTTCTTGGGCGAACACAAGCTCAAAGTCTTG GATCTTCTTGAAAAAGCTGAGAAACAGCCAAACCTCACAATTGGTGTTATCATCTCAATCATAGTTGTTATCTTCACACTTCTATTGAAGATCATCTTTGGCGGGAAGAAGCCT GCTAGAGCTAGGGAGGAGCCAGAGAAGACTGAAGAGCCAGCTCCTGAATCTTCAAGTAATCAAGAAACCACTGAAGAGAAGGAAGAGCCAAATGAGGATGCAGGTGCTGCACCACGTAGGAGGATCAGGCGTGATAACTGA
- the LOC113767671 gene encoding phospholipase A1-IIdelta-like isoform X2, whose translation MMPSTMIRIPSSAAAAGAHKAIFLRSLSRESWDRESNWIGYIAVTTDEYSQAIGRREVYIAFRGTTRNYEWINVLGAGLKSAEPLLRPKAWKKREDGSVSTSDSDGDDEEKMPKVMQGWLKIYVSSDPKSPFTYLSAREQLLAKIEELRNLYEGEDLSITFTGHSLGASLSILAAFDLVENGLHDIPVAAIVFGSPQVGNKTFNNRLKQFPNLKVLHVRNKIDLIPHYPSHLLGYHNSGIELVIDTRKSPFLKDSKNPSDWHNLQAMLHVVAGWNAAHGDFELKVKRSLALVNKSCGFLKDECLVPESWWVEKNKGMVLGENGEWIVATPADEDLPVPEH comes from the exons ATGATGCCTTCAACAATGATCAGAATTCCAAGTTCTGCGGCAGCAGCAG GTGCACACAAGGCGATTTTTCTCCGCTCATTGTCCCGCGAATCCTGGGACCGTGAGTCCAATTGGATTGGCTACATTGCTGTCACAACAGATGAATACAGCCAAGCCATAGGCCGAAGGGAAGTTTACATAGCATTTCGCGGGACAACAAGAAATTACGAATGGATCAACGTGTTAGGTGCAGGGCTTAAGTCTGCAGAGCCACTCTTACGTCCAAAAGCTTGGAAAAAAAGGGAAGATGGAAGTGTAAGCACCAGTGATAGCGATGGAGATGATGAGGAGAAGATGCCAAAAGTTATGCAGGGTTGGCTCAAGATTtatgtttccagtgatccgaaATCGCCTTTCACATATCTAAGTGCCAGAGAACAGCTTCTGGCCAAGATTGAAGAGCTGAGAAACCTATATGAAGGTGAGGATTTGAGCATTACTTTTACTGGGCATAGTCTTGGAGCAAGTTTATCAATTTTAGCTGCTTTTGATCTGGTTGAAAATGGGCTTCACGACATCCCTGTAGCAGCAATTGTTTTTGGTAGTCCGCAGGTGGGAAACAAGACGTTCAATAACAGATTGAAGCAATTTCCAAATCTTAAAGTCCTCCATGTCAGGAACAAAATCGATTTAATCCCACACTATCCGAGCCATTTGCTGGGGTATCATAATTCAGGAATCGAGCTAGttatcgatactagaaaatcgcCGTTTTTGAAAGACTCGAAAAATCCTAGTGATTGGCATAATTTGCAGGCAATGCTACATGTTGTAGCTGGTTGGAATGCAGCTCATGGAGACTTTGAACTGAAGGTAAAGAGGAGCTTGGCTTTAGTAAACAAATCTTGTGGATTTTTGAAGGATGAATGTTTGGTCCCAGAAAGTTGGTGGGTTGAAAAGAACAAAGGAATGGTGCTTGGTGAAAATGGAGAATGGATTGTTGCAACACCTGCAGATGAGGACCTACCAGTCCCTGAACATTGA
- the LOC113769489 gene encoding uncharacterized protein LOC113769489: protein MALRSSAQLKYYFSRLRTGSGNSGFATSTIPKMKPHAPTADIDHTHEPDMKLWPLKAEFVPVYVALGLIAMSTSFGTYTALHQLKRAPNVYVKKSRRETVPEVAEPERVAEDVDQFINKSFFRKVAHVQDSDRQDTVPNPIAGDVYAWKPHFKAATLKDVGAEPPKDKPPKDA from the exons ATGGCCCTGAGGTCCTCG GCTCAATTGAAATATTATTTCAGTCGCTTGAGAACTGGTAGCGGAAATTCAGGTTTTGCAACATCAACCATTCCCAAAATGAAGCCTCATGCCCCAACAGCTGATATTGATCATACCCATGAACCAGACATGAAACTATG GCCATTGAAGGCAGAGTTTGTTCCAGTATACGTGGCACTTGGGTTGATAGCTATGTCTACGAGTTTTGGAACATACACGGCATTGCATCAGCTGAAGAGGGCTCCAAATGTGTATGTGAAGAAATCAAGAAGGGAAACCGTTCCAGAGGTGGCGGAGCCGGAGCGGGTGGCGGAGGATGTCGATCAGTTCATCAACAAATCTTTCTTCAGGAAGGTGGCTCATGTCCAAGATTCTGACCGCCAAGACACCGTGCCTAATCCCATCGCCGGAGATGTCTATGCATG GAAGCCACATTTCAAAGCGGCGACATTGAAAGATGTTGGAGCGGAACCACCGAAAGATAAACCACCTAAAGATGCTTGA